In Rutidosis leptorrhynchoides isolate AG116_Rl617_1_P2 chromosome 2, CSIRO_AGI_Rlap_v1, whole genome shotgun sequence, one genomic interval encodes:
- the LOC139887810 gene encoding secreted RxLR effector protein 161-like codes for MINCKSCLTPVDTQSKLGPNGLPGTNLTLYRSLAGALQYLTFTRPDLTYDVQQLCLYMHDPRELHFVALKRVLRYLCGSIDNGLKFFASSTTKLTAYSDADWGGCPATSRSISGYCVFLGDNLLSWSSKRQATVSRSSAEAEYRAIANDVAETCWIRNLLLATGAVRVLHVPSSSQYADIFTKGLPTQLFNDFKFSLNVRTLSHIPTAGVY; via the exons ATGATCAATTGTAAGTCATGCCTTACTCCTGTTGATACTCAGTCCAAGCTTGGGCCTAATGGACTTCCTGGTACAAATCTCACACTATATCGTAGTCTTGCAGGTGCACTTCAGTATTTGACTTTTACACGTCCTGATCTTACGTATGATGTTCAACAATTGTGCTTATACATGCATGATCCTCGAGAACTCCATTTTGTTGCACTCAAACGCGTTTTACGTTATCTTTGTGGATCTATTGATAATGGACTTAAGTTTTTTGCCTCATCCACTACTAAACTTACAGCTTATTCTGATGCTGATTGGGGAGGTTGCCCGGCTACAAGCCGCTCTATCTCGGGTTATTGTGTGTTTCTTGGTGACAATCTTCTTTCTTGGTCTTCTAAACGCCAAGCTACGGTATCTCGATCTAGTGCTGAAGCTGAATATAGAGCTATCGCAAATGACGTTGCTGAAACGTGTTGGATTCGTAACTTACTCC TTGCCACTGGAGCTGTTCGCGTTCTTCATGTTCCTTCTAGTTCTCAATATGCTGATATCTTCACCAAGGGACTTCCAACACAGCTGTTTAATGACTTCAAATTCAGTTTGAACGTCCGCACTCTATCTCACATTCCAACTGCGGGGGTGTATTAG